One window of the Triticum dicoccoides isolate Atlit2015 ecotype Zavitan chromosome 3B, WEW_v2.0, whole genome shotgun sequence genome contains the following:
- the LOC119277671 gene encoding uncharacterized protein LOC119277671 yields the protein MGKSGKKTKESHRQGRGRRGSQVGDDDLPSSAYDAPLRRQEDSDGDDSDEAAAEDEHDGGAEASDRQGQWQVGSMPSKFHLYQLSVQSPKGDISYLQKFFLMYVGGRVPLHLQEDFCGTALLSTEWLRTDTRRTAVGLDFDRESLEWCLENNLSKIGADGYSRLLLFDGNVLQPNESRLVKQKISDLMQGLNVTSDDGSTETNSFEQSDSSFTKCEANSTMSDAVLPGRDIICAFNYSCCCLHKRKDLVLYFRHAFNALSKRGGIFVMDVYGGTSSECKLRLQRRFPSFTYFWEQEEFDILTRETRISLHFQVGKKQMIRHAFTYHWRLWSIPEIKDCLEEAGFKSIHVWVREMPDTKSSGNAKEYTADRDVKYEELQHFNQADAWNAYVVGVANI from the exons ATGGGTAAGAGCGGGAAGAAGACGAAGGAGTCGCACCGGCAAGGCCGCGGCCGCCGTGGCTCACAGGTCGGCGACGACGACTTGCCATCATCTGCCTACGACGCGCCGCTGCGCCGCCAGGAGGACTCGGACGGTGACGATTCTGACGAAGCAGCAGCGGAAGACGAACACGACGGAGGCGCGGAAGCAAGTGACCGCCAGGGCCAGTGGCAAGTCGGCTCGATGCCTTCCAAGTTCCACCTGTACCAGCTCTCTGTGCAG TCGCCAAAAGGGGACATCAGCTACCTGCAGAAGTTCTTTTTGATGTACGTTGGCGGGCGCGTCCCTCTCCACCTGCAGGAGGATTTCTGTGGCACCGCCCTCCTCAG TACTGAGTGGCTTCGCACTGATACAAGACGAACAGCAGTGGGCTTAGACTTTGACCGTGAGTCACTTGAGTGGTGTCTTGAGAACAACCTGAGCAAGATTGGAGCTGATGGGTATTCGAGATTGTTGCTTTTTGATGGAAATGTTCTGCAGCCAAATGAATCTCGCCTTGTCAAGCAAAAGATCAGTGATCTCATGCAAGGTCTAAATGTTACCAGTGATGATGGCTCTACTGAAACGAACAGCTTTGAGCAGTCAGATTCTTCATTTACAAAATGTGAAGCCAATTCGACCATGTCAGATGCAGTTTTGCCTGGAAGAGACATAATTTGTGCATTCAACTACAGTTGTTGTTGCCTTCACAAAAGAAAGGACTTGGTTTTGTATTTCAGGCATGCTTTCAATGCACTTTCTAAAAGAGGCGGTATATTTGTAATGGATGTATATGGTGGCACATCATCTGAATGCAAGCTTCGTCTCCAGAGGAGATTCCCCAGCTTCACT TATTTCTGGGAGCAAGAAGAGTTTGATATCCTAACTCGTGAAACAAGGATCAGCCTTCACTTTCAAGTTGGAAAGAAGCAAATGATACGGCATGCTTTCACGTACCATTGGCGCCT GTGGTCGATACCAGAAATCAAGGACTGCTTGGAGGAAGCTGGATTCAAGTCCATCCACGTCTGGGTCAGGGAGATGCCGGACACCAAATCAAGCGGAAACGCCAAGGAATACACTGCCGACCGCGACGTGAAGTACGAAGAGCTCCAGCATTTCAACCAGGCAGATGCTTGGAACGCGTACGTAGTCGGGGTAGCAAACATCTAA